Proteins found in one Nostoc sp. NIES-3756 genomic segment:
- a CDS encoding DUF2141 domain-containing protein codes for MMKLSRLRHLLLASLLSLGCISVVNAETTTKLTVVVNGIRHQKGDICFRVYASEKGFPMSDTSEVQSGCTKITGKSVTKRFYGLKPGKYAVAIVDDQNGNRKLDTDFFGIPKEGFGISNNPTVSIQTGTPKFYKSSFTVSKNTTINISVKYSLDP; via the coding sequence ATGATGAAACTTTCTCGGTTACGCCATCTTTTATTAGCTTCTTTATTAAGCTTAGGCTGTATTAGTGTAGTAAATGCAGAAACTACAACCAAATTAACTGTTGTTGTTAACGGTATCCGCCATCAAAAAGGCGATATTTGCTTCCGTGTATACGCCAGCGAGAAAGGATTTCCGATGAGTGATACGAGTGAAGTCCAAAGTGGCTGTACAAAAATTACAGGCAAATCCGTAACCAAACGTTTCTACGGCTTAAAACCCGGTAAATATGCTGTGGCGATCGTTGATGATCAAAACGGTAATCGTAAACTAGATACAGACTTCTTTGGTATCCCCAAAGAAGGTTTTGGAATATCCAATAATCCTACTGTATCCATACAAACAGGGACACCAAAATTTTACAAGTCTAGTTTTACAGTTAGCAAAAACACTACCATCAATATTTCCGTTAAATACTCACTTGACCCCTAG
- a CDS encoding glycosyltransferase codes for MKELAIFLSKSLLGWLVIQVCLSLIFLLYVRTSRLKKSPDDQLPKAAVILCLRGADPFLPRCIEALLQQNYPEYDLKIIVDSQDDPAWHIAHYTINKLGKANVEISHLRMIRHNCSLKCSSLIQAISDLDDSYQVVALVDADTIVHPDWLRELVSPLADAKIGVTTGNRWYIPNGNYWGSLVRYTGNISAVVQMYLFGIPWGGTLAIKTDVLRQTELLEKWGQAFGEDLMMHNVLKKHGLRVKFVPSLIMVNRENCDLLGILEYLQRLILYSRLYHPRWLAIVSESVSSILFPTLAIFLFLLSLGDAQWEVAGLLLQSYSIYTLGLLVLMLMMELGVQPVIHAQGQPKTKLSIATISKMILAIPLTQWVYGLAMISSLWISTVKWRGIVYRIYSPWNVRLVEYHPYDFLDQPVDTKMSL; via the coding sequence ATGAAAGAGTTGGCAATATTTTTGTCTAAATCTTTGCTGGGATGGTTAGTTATTCAGGTATGTCTGTCTTTGATATTTTTGTTATATGTGCGGACATCGCGCCTCAAAAAATCACCTGATGACCAACTACCCAAAGCTGCGGTAATTCTTTGCCTGCGAGGAGCCGATCCTTTTTTGCCCAGATGTATAGAGGCGTTACTACAACAAAACTACCCAGAGTACGATTTAAAAATAATTGTTGATAGTCAAGATGACCCAGCTTGGCATATTGCCCATTATACTATCAACAAATTGGGCAAAGCAAACGTTGAAATAAGTCATTTACGGATGATTCGCCACAACTGTAGTCTTAAATGCAGTTCTTTAATCCAGGCTATTTCTGATTTAGATGATTCTTATCAGGTAGTTGCTTTAGTAGATGCGGATACAATTGTTCATCCCGACTGGTTGCGTGAATTAGTTAGTCCTTTGGCTGATGCCAAAATTGGTGTAACTACGGGTAATCGTTGGTATATACCAAACGGCAATTATTGGGGTTCATTGGTACGTTACACGGGTAATATATCTGCGGTTGTGCAGATGTACTTATTCGGGATTCCTTGGGGTGGAACTTTAGCGATAAAAACAGACGTACTGCGGCAAACAGAACTACTGGAAAAGTGGGGGCAAGCTTTTGGCGAAGATTTGATGATGCACAATGTACTGAAAAAGCACGGTTTGCGAGTCAAGTTTGTGCCTTCACTGATTATGGTTAATCGGGAAAATTGCGATTTACTGGGTATCCTTGAATATCTCCAACGCCTCATTCTTTATTCTCGCCTTTATCATCCCCGTTGGCTGGCTATAGTTAGTGAATCTGTTTCTAGTATTTTGTTCCCCACTTTAGCAATTTTCTTATTTCTGTTGTCATTGGGTGATGCTCAATGGGAAGTAGCAGGTTTATTGCTGCAATCATACAGTATCTATACTTTGGGATTACTTGTACTGATGCTGATGATGGAATTGGGAGTACAACCTGTAATTCACGCCCAAGGTCAGCCAAAGACAAAGTTATCAATTGCAACTATCAGTAAGATGATACTGGCAATTCCCCTAACGCAGTGGGTATATGGTTTAGCGATGATATCTTCCTTGTGGATATCCACAGTTAAATGGCGGGGTATTGTCTACCGAATTTATAGCCCTTGGAATGTCAGGCTAGTTGAGTATCATCCTTATGATTTTTTGGATCAGCCTGTTGATACCAAGATGTCGCTTTAG
- a CDS encoding glycosyltransferase produces MDDLVILISKFLVIWLVFQVCSVLIFMWYLNSGSKNLPDELLPKTAVLLCLRGADPFLGDCLRSLLKQNYPQYGLKLIIDSEEDPAWEVAQNVIHEVGATNIFMSRLRSVRRTCSLKCSSLVQAVSELDDSYKVVALVDADAVVHPNWLRELVSPLTHPSVGATTGNRWYVPTGRYWGTLVRYIWNVSAIVQMYLYGIPWGGTLAIKREVLHQTGLLERWGQAFGEDTMIRSVLAKYNLKVKFVPSLIMLNREESDLPSLKYWFQRQLLASRLYHPWWWAVVTDAVFTILVPQILLVVWFFAFLGGQGDTAIFALTWYVIYITALVMLMLFLELVVQPVISSQGKPITQLSLPLILRMWVGMPLTHWIYGWAMVASLKMQTVNWRGVTYEVNGPWNIQLVEYRPYETVDQPGDRQISL; encoded by the coding sequence ATGGATGATTTGGTAATTTTGATATCTAAATTTTTGGTGATTTGGTTAGTTTTTCAAGTGTGTTCGGTATTAATATTTATGTGGTATTTGAACTCAGGTTCAAAAAACTTACCCGATGAACTTTTACCGAAAACCGCAGTTTTATTGTGTCTTAGGGGGGCAGATCCTTTTTTAGGGGATTGTTTGCGATCGCTCCTTAAACAAAACTATCCCCAGTATGGCTTAAAATTGATTATCGATAGTGAAGAAGACCCAGCTTGGGAAGTTGCTCAAAATGTCATCCATGAAGTAGGCGCAACTAACATCTTCATGAGTCGTTTACGGTCTGTACGTCGAACTTGTAGCCTTAAATGCAGTTCTTTAGTGCAAGCTGTTTCAGAATTAGACGATTCCTATAAGGTTGTGGCTTTGGTAGATGCTGATGCTGTCGTCCATCCAAATTGGTTGCGAGAGTTAGTTAGCCCTTTAACTCATCCCAGTGTGGGTGCAACTACGGGTAATCGCTGGTACGTGCCTACAGGTAGGTATTGGGGTACTTTGGTACGCTATATCTGGAATGTTTCGGCGATCGTGCAGATGTACCTATATGGCATTCCTTGGGGTGGGACTTTGGCTATAAAAAGAGAAGTCCTACACCAAACAGGATTGTTGGAAAGGTGGGGGCAAGCTTTTGGTGAAGACACGATGATACGTAGTGTCTTAGCTAAATATAACCTCAAGGTCAAGTTTGTCCCTTCTTTAATTATGCTCAATCGTGAGGAGTCCGATTTACCGAGTTTAAAATACTGGTTTCAGCGTCAACTTTTGGCTTCTCGCCTCTACCATCCTTGGTGGTGGGCGGTAGTTACTGATGCTGTTTTCACTATATTAGTACCTCAAATCCTCCTTGTAGTTTGGTTTTTTGCCTTCTTGGGTGGGCAAGGGGATACAGCTATTTTTGCATTGACTTGGTATGTCATCTATATCACAGCATTAGTGATGCTGATGCTGTTTTTAGAGTTGGTTGTGCAACCAGTAATTAGTTCCCAAGGTAAACCTATAACCCAGTTGTCATTGCCTTTGATTTTGAGGATGTGGGTAGGAATGCCCCTCACACATTGGATTTATGGGTGGGCGATGGTGGCTTCTTTGAAGATGCAAACCGTTAATTGGCGGGGTGTAACTTACGAAGTTAATGGGCCTTGGAATATTCAGTTAGTCGAATATCGTCCTTACGAAACAGTAGATCAGCCGGGCGATCGCCAAATTTCTTTGTAA
- a CDS encoding glycosyltransferase, whose product MHKPKLRIALFTGLYTPFLTGVSVAVHQRVRWLLQQGHEVFLVHPQINDKFPKNVGQRPMAGLDELTTFPNFSHYAFPTEPLVFYKSLPQPLNHRYWSDTQLLTEFQPDIIVVEEAAQIRGTYSAFLQGYGRPIGVEYAKRTHTPIISVFHTDIVAYIKYYLGDVFYNLIRPIVPHIVKQFSEEYDLNVFSSREQLEKYEKLKCQRGEYLPYQGIDCEKFHPRNITHNPIPEDNRPTILFVGRITAEKNVTQLIDIYPFIAAKIPDAHLVIIGSGPLDEEIRKRAQKFVSGITIWGESHGTELLGWFARADVFVNPSVTENFCTTTNEALASGTPVVAANATSTSEQVIPGHNGFLAEPNNPKDFAEKIVTILQNPALKTAMGEQARAFILQYDWSACSEKFESKLYELVQASKKQAVTPV is encoded by the coding sequence ATGCACAAGCCAAAGCTGCGGATTGCGCTATTCACCGGATTGTACACTCCTTTTTTAACTGGAGTTTCCGTTGCGGTACATCAAAGGGTACGCTGGTTATTACAACAAGGGCATGAAGTTTTTCTCGTCCATCCCCAAATTAATGATAAGTTTCCTAAAAATGTAGGTCAGCGACCTATGGCGGGGTTAGACGAATTAACAACTTTTCCTAACTTTTCTCATTACGCATTTCCGACAGAACCACTGGTATTCTACAAATCTCTACCTCAACCTTTAAATCATCGCTATTGGAGCGATACTCAACTACTGACAGAGTTTCAACCAGACATCATCGTGGTTGAGGAAGCTGCACAAATACGCGGTACATACTCAGCTTTCTTACAAGGCTATGGTCGTCCTATAGGTGTAGAGTATGCTAAACGAACTCATACACCAATCATATCTGTATTCCACACAGATATTGTTGCCTATATTAAATATTACTTAGGGGATGTTTTCTACAACTTAATACGTCCAATTGTGCCTCATATAGTGAAGCAGTTTAGTGAAGAATATGACCTGAATGTATTTTCTTCACGAGAACAGCTAGAAAAGTATGAAAAACTGAAATGCCAACGTGGTGAATATTTACCTTATCAAGGAATTGATTGTGAGAAATTCCATCCACGCAATATTACTCACAACCCCATCCCTGAAGATAATAGACCAACCATCCTATTTGTAGGACGCATTACCGCAGAAAAGAACGTTACTCAACTCATAGATATTTACCCATTCATTGCCGCTAAAATTCCTGATGCCCATTTAGTAATTATCGGTAGTGGCCCCCTAGACGAAGAAATCCGCAAACGCGCACAAAAGTTTGTTTCTGGTATTACCATTTGGGGTGAATCTCATGGTACAGAACTTTTAGGCTGGTTTGCCCGTGCCGATGTATTTGTTAATCCCTCAGTAACAGAAAACTTCTGCACCACAACTAACGAAGCATTAGCTTCTGGTACTCCCGTAGTTGCAGCAAACGCCACATCAACATCAGAACAAGTAATTCCTGGTCACAACGGCTTTTTAGCAGAACCCAACAACCCAAAAGATTTTGCTGAAAAAATAGTAACAATTTTACAAAATCCTGCACTCAAAACAGCTATGGGTGAACAAGCCCGTGCTTTCATTCTCCAATATGATTGGTCAGCTTGTTCAGAAAAGTTTGAAAGCAAACTTTATGAGTTAGTTCAAGCATCAAAAAAACAAGCAGTAACGCCTGTTTAG
- a CDS encoding type II toxin-antitoxin system VapB family antitoxin — translation MTINLQIDEVLIQEALALSNKQSEIDVVEQALSEYVQRRQQMKILDLFGTIEYDDDDNYKQQRRKQ, via the coding sequence ATGACAATTAATCTCCAAATCGACGAAGTGTTAATTCAAGAAGCCCTAGCTTTGAGTAATAAACAAAGCGAAATTGACGTAGTTGAACAAGCTCTAAGTGAATATGTACAACGTCGTCAGCAGATGAAAATACTCGATTTATTCGGGACAATCGAGTACGATGATGATGATAATTATAAACAGCAGCGACGCAAGCAATGA
- a CDS encoding GMC oxidoreductase, with protein MTSHHYDVIIIGTGAGGGTLAYKLAASGKKILVLERGNFLPRTKSNWDSKEVMRKEVYRTSEVWYDKKGKALHPNNHYYVGGNTKFYGGALFRFRERDFEEVIHEDGISPEWPLKYQDFAPYYNQAEKLYEVHGKRGLDPTEPPTTEEYPFPAVSHEPYIQGICDALKDRDLHPFYLPLSIKLNEANRYLSHCIRCNTCDGFPCLINAKADADTNGMRPAITYTNIRLLTEAKVTRLHTSASGREVKGVETEIAGQKHIFSGDIVVVACGAINSAALLLKSANDEHPNGLANSSNLVGRNYMAHKFGVVMTLSTQFNPTVFPKTLAVTDFYWGESDFPYPMGSLQMLGNVNKDKIIAYGPPMMPNIVAETIANHSVAWLVITEDLPNTNNRVRVKGEKLFIDYTDNNESAFNRLTYRWIEVLKSIESRHGNKEVAAHIPQKMTIREVGHQCGTCRFGEDPQNSVLDINCRTHDVDNLYVVDGSFFPSSTALNPSLTIVANALRVGEHLLERMK; from the coding sequence ATGACCAGTCATCATTATGATGTGATCATCATCGGCACAGGCGCTGGTGGTGGCACTTTAGCATACAAATTAGCAGCCAGTGGTAAGAAGATTTTAGTTTTAGAAAGAGGTAATTTTTTACCTAGAACTAAAAGTAACTGGGACTCAAAAGAAGTGATGAGAAAAGAAGTGTACCGCACTTCTGAAGTTTGGTACGACAAAAAGGGTAAAGCATTACATCCAAATAATCATTATTACGTTGGTGGTAACACAAAATTTTATGGTGGTGCTTTGTTTAGGTTCAGGGAACGAGATTTTGAAGAAGTTATCCATGAAGATGGAATTTCTCCTGAATGGCCATTAAAATATCAAGATTTTGCTCCTTATTATAACCAAGCAGAAAAGCTTTATGAAGTACATGGCAAAAGAGGTTTAGACCCCACTGAACCACCAACTACAGAAGAATATCCTTTTCCAGCCGTTAGCCATGAACCTTATATTCAAGGAATTTGTGATGCTTTAAAAGATAGAGATTTACACCCATTTTATTTACCTCTATCAATTAAACTTAATGAAGCTAATCGTTATTTAAGTCACTGTATTCGTTGTAATACTTGTGATGGTTTTCCCTGTTTAATTAATGCAAAAGCTGATGCTGATACTAATGGTATGCGTCCGGCAATAACATATACCAATATCAGATTATTAACGGAAGCAAAAGTTACCCGTTTACATACAAGTGCTTCTGGTAGAGAAGTTAAGGGTGTAGAAACAGAAATAGCAGGTCAAAAACATATATTTTCTGGTGATATTGTAGTTGTTGCTTGTGGTGCAATTAACTCAGCAGCATTATTACTCAAATCTGCCAACGACGAACACCCGAATGGTTTAGCTAATAGTTCTAATCTTGTCGGACGCAATTACATGGCGCATAAATTTGGTGTAGTCATGACATTGAGTACACAATTTAATCCGACAGTATTTCCTAAAACTTTGGCAGTTACAGATTTTTATTGGGGAGAGTCAGATTTTCCCTACCCAATGGGAAGTTTACAAATGTTAGGTAATGTGAATAAAGATAAAATCATTGCCTATGGGCCGCCAATGATGCCTAACATTGTAGCTGAAACAATAGCAAATCATTCTGTTGCCTGGTTGGTAATTACAGAAGATTTACCCAACACTAATAATCGGGTACGAGTAAAGGGTGAAAAGCTTTTTATTGACTATACAGATAATAATGAGTCGGCATTTAATCGCTTAACTTACCGTTGGATTGAAGTTCTCAAATCAATTGAATCTCGGCATGGTAATAAAGAAGTTGCTGCACATATACCCCAAAAAATGACTATTAGAGAAGTCGGGCATCAATGTGGTACTTGCCGATTTGGTGAAGATCCACAAAATTCTGTACTAGATATTAATTGTCGTACCCATGACGTAGATAATCTTTATGTGGTTGATGGTAGTTTCTTTCCTTCTAGCACTGCATTAAACCCATCATTAACTATTGTTGCTAATGCTTTACGGGTGGGTGAACATTTATTAGAAAGAATGAAATAA
- a CDS encoding SDR family NAD(P)-dependent oxidoreductase, giving the protein MKSIAGKTVLLTGASGGIGTFITRALVKEHATVVAVSRSEDKLQQICNEINTLGGRCISITFDISKVEDLPILVNQVNQLAGHIDVVINNAAIEKYRPFENYTLEDIQSILTTNLISGMELTRLILPSMIARNSGYIVNIASGSGKKGAPYNSIYSASKAGLIMWTDAVRQELAETKIGVSVVCPGYTAAGMFLAFGQPAPKLARVSQPTEVAAAVIKAIKQNQPEVMLDGPLTRLLFSNIQLFPEFGDKIFRWIGVNRLNKTCAENQMRG; this is encoded by the coding sequence ATGAAATCAATAGCAGGTAAAACAGTTCTTTTAACTGGAGCATCTGGTGGTATTGGTACGTTTATCACTCGTGCATTAGTAAAAGAACACGCTACAGTAGTTGCTGTTTCTCGTTCAGAAGATAAACTCCAACAAATATGCAATGAAATAAATACTTTAGGTGGTAGATGTATTAGTATTACTTTTGATATTAGCAAAGTTGAAGACTTACCAATTTTAGTCAATCAAGTTAATCAATTGGCTGGGCATATTGATGTGGTAATTAACAACGCTGCTATTGAAAAATACCGTCCTTTTGAAAATTATACTTTAGAAGATATTCAATCTATATTGACAACAAATCTAATATCAGGCATGGAATTAACCCGCTTGATACTACCAAGCATGATAGCTCGTAATAGCGGATATATCGTGAATATTGCTTCCGGTTCTGGTAAGAAAGGAGCGCCTTATAACAGTATATATTCTGCAAGTAAAGCAGGCTTAATTATGTGGACTGATGCAGTCCGTCAAGAGTTAGCCGAAACTAAAATTGGTGTGTCAGTAGTCTGTCCAGGGTATACCGCAGCCGGAATGTTTCTTGCTTTTGGACAACCAGCACCTAAACTAGCGCGTGTTTCTCAACCAACAGAAGTTGCAGCCGCAGTCATCAAAGCAATTAAGCAAAATCAACCAGAAGTAATGTTAGATGGGCCATTAACTAGATTATTATTTTCTAACATTCAGCTTTTCCCCGAGTTTGGAGATAAAATTTTCCGGTGGATAGGCGTAAATAGATTAAATAAAACATGCGCTGAGAATCAAATGCGTGGGTAA
- a CDS encoding tetratricopeptide repeat protein produces the protein MVRRLSVIITTAIFWQLTSSFTLARSNDPLQADSFPPSPLEITTPDPLLPPLRGKQPLTPIEQLKLESALDGLNQQASEKLQAGDSVAAFEIWNRELRLRRYLGAVAEVKALARVGDIAWNQSDRQEIFYITQRLQAIQKQAQPQNKNAQNNIDLELWQGLGDAYQKVRSLKPAIEVYNQVLTTFRQQKNSVGEIDTLKTLGELHLGWFDYPQAASTYEELLKLATTRGERQDELIYLQKLAYIYEQSKQAAKSIDVLTKLKTIYTQDNNLIQLPSLQMAIANNYETLAKENPALLQEAFNNYQEAYTTAWQLQQYTRAADALQKIISLYRSQGQIDEALQTSEILIEMQELASNYYGMMQAYDQVGQLYLERKEYPQALTAFQNGLEIAKQLKHEEAYFNQQIESISKLNP, from the coding sequence ATGGTACGCCGCTTAAGTGTCATCATTACAACTGCTATTTTCTGGCAACTTACCAGTTCTTTCACCCTAGCCAGAAGTAACGATCCTCTACAAGCGGATAGCTTCCCCCCTAGTCCGTTGGAAATTACTACACCTGATCCACTTTTACCACCTTTACGCGGTAAACAGCCCTTAACACCAATAGAACAGCTAAAGTTAGAATCGGCGCTGGATGGGTTAAATCAACAAGCCTCAGAAAAATTGCAAGCTGGGGATAGTGTAGCAGCGTTTGAGATTTGGAACCGCGAATTACGTCTGCGGCGGTATTTGGGTGCTGTGGCTGAGGTGAAAGCACTAGCACGGGTGGGTGATATTGCTTGGAATCAAAGCGATCGTCAGGAGATATTCTACATTACTCAAAGATTACAAGCAATTCAAAAGCAAGCCCAACCTCAAAACAAAAATGCCCAAAACAATATTGATTTAGAATTGTGGCAAGGATTAGGTGATGCTTATCAAAAAGTGCGATCGCTAAAACCTGCGATTGAGGTTTACAATCAGGTTTTAACCACATTCCGACAGCAAAAAAATTCAGTTGGAGAAATAGACACCTTAAAAACACTGGGAGAATTACACCTGGGTTGGTTTGATTATCCCCAAGCTGCTAGCACCTACGAGGAACTGTTAAAGTTGGCTACTACTAGGGGTGAGCGGCAGGATGAGTTAATATACTTGCAAAAGTTAGCTTATATTTACGAACAGTCTAAACAAGCAGCCAAGTCAATTGATGTGCTGACTAAGCTAAAAACTATTTACACTCAAGATAATAATCTCATTCAATTGCCAAGTTTGCAAATGGCGATCGCTAACAATTATGAAACCTTAGCCAAAGAAAACCCTGCTTTACTACAAGAAGCATTTAACAACTATCAAGAAGCTTACACCACCGCTTGGCAATTGCAACAATATACCCGCGCGGCTGACGCGCTACAAAAAATAATTTCCTTATACCGTTCTCAAGGACAAATAGATGAAGCCTTACAAACTAGCGAAATTTTAATAGAAATGCAAGAACTCGCTTCTAACTATTATGGCATGATGCAGGCTTACGACCAAGTTGGACAATTATATTTAGAACGCAAAGAGTATCCACAAGCACTAACAGCTTTTCAAAATGGTTTAGAAATAGCCAAACAATTAAAACATGAGGAAGCTTACTTTAATCAGCAGATTGAAAGCATTTCTAAACTAAATCCCTAA
- a CDS encoding chromophore lyase CpcT/CpeT yields MTHSTDITTLARWMAADFSNQAQAFENPPFYAHIRVCMRPLPWEVLSGVGFFVEQAYDYSLNEPYRLRVLKLMTVGDRIHIENYTVKQEENFYSASRNLNLLNTLTSESLEKLPGCNMIVEWTGNSFKGKVEPGKGCIVFRKGQKTYLDSEFEINEEKFISLDRGRDLETDEHIWGSVAGPFYFVRWQSFADEVKISNE; encoded by the coding sequence ATGACTCATTCTACAGACATAACAACTTTAGCACGCTGGATGGCAGCCGATTTTAGTAATCAAGCCCAAGCTTTTGAAAATCCGCCTTTTTATGCCCATATTCGGGTGTGTATGCGTCCCTTACCTTGGGAAGTTTTATCTGGAGTAGGTTTTTTTGTAGAACAGGCTTACGATTATAGCCTAAATGAACCTTATCGTTTGCGCGTACTCAAGTTGATGACTGTAGGCGATCGCATCCACATAGAAAATTATACAGTTAAGCAAGAAGAAAACTTTTACAGTGCATCTCGTAACCTGAATCTCCTCAACACCCTAACTAGCGAGTCATTAGAGAAATTACCAGGCTGTAACATGATTGTCGAGTGGACTGGTAACAGCTTTAAAGGAAAAGTAGAACCAGGTAAAGGTTGTATCGTCTTCCGCAAAGGACAAAAGACGTATTTAGATAGCGAATTTGAGATTAACGAAGAAAAGTTTATCAGTCTTGATAGAGGAAGAGACTTAGAAACTGATGAACACATCTGGGGTTCTGTGGCTGGCCCGTTTTATTTTGTGCGTTGGCAGAGTTTCGCTGATGAAGTGAAAATTAGTAATGAGTGA
- the cpdA gene encoding 3',5'-cyclic-AMP phosphodiesterase: MLNQTMNEKSLISIAQVTDTHLLASENQRLEGILTTESFLAVMKRLEELKPELDLLLMTGDLSGDATPESYENLQHYLNSLQIATYWLPGNHDSAIAMDTILNLGMVSRRKSFQRGNWHFILLNSCVPECVHGYLSANTLDWLDSELQTSANNPTLIALHHAPVSVNSTWLDDSCLQNSPEFFAIVNRYPQVKLVLFGHIHQEFQHQSHNVHYLGTPSTCYQFQPGSPNYVVSDELPGFRLLKLYSDGTWETKIERVAYPLPIESVATVLY; this comes from the coding sequence TTGCTAAACCAAACAATGAATGAAAAGTCTCTCATCTCAATTGCTCAGGTTACAGACACGCATTTGTTAGCTTCAGAAAATCAAAGGCTAGAAGGAATACTAACTACAGAGTCTTTCTTAGCTGTGATGAAGCGATTAGAAGAACTAAAACCGGAACTAGATTTGCTGTTGATGACGGGAGATTTATCTGGAGATGCTACACCCGAATCTTATGAAAATCTACAACACTATTTAAACTCACTACAAATAGCAACTTACTGGCTACCAGGAAATCATGATAGCGCGATCGCTATGGATACAATATTAAATTTAGGCATGGTTTCCCGGCGTAAATCTTTTCAACGTGGAAATTGGCATTTCATTCTGCTCAATTCTTGCGTTCCTGAGTGTGTGCATGGTTATCTATCGGCTAATACCTTAGACTGGCTAGACTCTGAGTTACAAACATCAGCTAACAACCCGACTTTAATCGCACTGCATCATGCACCAGTATCAGTAAATTCTACATGGTTGGATGATAGTTGTCTGCAAAATTCTCCAGAGTTTTTTGCTATTGTTAATCGTTATCCTCAAGTCAAGTTAGTTTTGTTTGGACACATTCACCAGGAATTTCAACATCAAAGCCATAATGTTCATTACCTGGGTACTCCCTCAACTTGTTATCAGTTTCAGCCAGGAAGTCCCAACTATGTTGTGAGTGATGAATTGCCTGGGTTTCGTCTGTTAAAACTATACTCTGATGGTACATGGGAGACTAAAATCGAGCGTGTTGCCTATCCTTTACCTATAGAGTCGGTAGCCACAGTATTATACTAG
- a CDS encoding ankyrin repeat domain-containing protein: MADNNDILLLKAAKSGDIKALGVVLAADAQVDVCDRDGTTALMFAANLGYTEIVRSLLDAGANVSLKRKRYGLTALMLAASANQVDIVQLLISRGADVNATNEDGSTALMAAALKGYVEVVRLLLVAGADVNITDKDDDTALKLAVKRGQAAVVQLILQSGAEASSQDEAGDTLLMLAADLGHLDVVQVLLEAGVDVNQENKDSSTALLATVAAGNGAIAEILLDRGAEVNHQDRDGETALHLATVEGYVDMVQVLLNRGANTQIKNNLGDTPLLVAALQGHHEIVETLLNSSATLNDNNLGETPLTLAVSQGHTETVRILLNYGADANIPAGDGKTPLIKATERNHPGIIQLLLAKGANANYQDTVGATALIWAAAAGYNKAVQILLENGADTNLKNRGGYTALMIAEFNGFRSIVQSLKQAGAQE, from the coding sequence ATGGCTGATAATAACGATATTTTATTGCTAAAGGCTGCGAAAAGCGGTGATATCAAAGCTTTGGGTGTGGTGCTAGCGGCTGACGCTCAGGTGGATGTGTGCGATCGCGATGGTACTACAGCATTAATGTTTGCTGCTAATCTAGGGTACACGGAAATAGTGCGATCGCTCCTAGATGCTGGGGCAAATGTGAGTTTGAAGAGAAAGCGCTATGGTTTAACAGCCTTGATGTTGGCTGCTAGTGCCAATCAAGTTGACATTGTGCAGTTGTTAATATCTAGGGGCGCTGATGTTAATGCTACCAATGAAGATGGTAGTACAGCTTTAATGGCCGCAGCCCTAAAAGGTTATGTAGAAGTGGTACGGCTTTTGTTAGTAGCTGGCGCTGATGTCAATATTACAGATAAAGATGATGATACTGCTTTAAAACTCGCCGTGAAAAGAGGACAGGCGGCTGTAGTGCAGTTAATTTTACAAAGTGGTGCAGAGGCTAGTTCTCAAGATGAAGCAGGGGATACGCTGTTGATGTTAGCAGCAGATTTAGGGCATTTGGATGTGGTACAGGTGTTACTGGAGGCGGGAGTTGATGTTAATCAAGAAAATAAAGATAGTAGTACAGCATTATTAGCAACTGTAGCAGCAGGAAATGGGGCGATCGCAGAAATTTTACTAGATAGAGGTGCTGAGGTAAATCATCAAGACCGAGATGGGGAAACAGCCCTACACCTTGCCACAGTGGAAGGGTATGTTGATATGGTACAAGTGTTACTCAACAGAGGTGCAAATACGCAAATTAAGAACAACTTGGGCGATACACCATTATTAGTAGCAGCATTACAGGGACATCATGAGATAGTGGAAACACTACTAAATTCTAGTGCAACTTTAAATGACAACAATCTAGGTGAAACACCTTTAACCTTAGCCGTATCTCAAGGTCATACAGAGACAGTGAGGATATTGTTAAACTACGGTGCTGATGCCAATATTCCCGCCGGCGATGGTAAAACTCCTTTAATTAAAGCTACAGAACGTAATCATCCAGGAATCATTCAGTTATTGTTGGCGAAAGGCGCTAATGCAAATTATCAAGATACTGTAGGCGCTACAGCTTTAATTTGGGCTGCTGCTGCTGGTTACAACAAAGCAGTGCAAATCTTACTAGAAAATGGGGCTGATACAAATTTAAAAAATCGTGGTGGTTATACAGCTTTGATGATTGCTGAATTTAATGGTTTTAGGAGTATAGTCCAAAGTTTAAAGCAAGCTGGGGCGCAGGAGTAA